A part of Capsicum annuum cultivar UCD-10X-F1 chromosome 6, UCD10Xv1.1, whole genome shotgun sequence genomic DNA contains:
- the LOC107875781 gene encoding autophagy-related protein 13a — protein sequence MDFQSNPQGEHGRFEQILAQFLLKSLHIILDSRVPSIRPYGEIGEVKKSDKWFNLVLGDRPVVLDNLNLLHRNLMEPIIIDIILVQDKPSTLSKHNSGTTFAGTYTETVIERWVVQCENRRSMVPHMGDSSFKKTYKKSIILLRSLYSMMRLLPAFKAFRKLSLSSQSCSFDINFKVSSFIEPFSRAEEEMMKQYTFTSVDAQQGRLSLSVTYRENLMDFNLDTSASFPPEIITDYVGSPLTDPMRSFPLISMDKGVHHTSFPLRRTQSSSSAPQRPQSWTSGLFRAPSLPQPYVGSPPLYHAPYELSSSVSDVYEQKVPPNYKFPGHRKVTSFGDDLLSPPFSPSPSPSPSPSSPSYLSGANLVQARLRPETGPVPIPHPLIGRTSRHLSPNLSDPNRHYLPPMSPRTSHESPSGIRTSRKMDLLRAPEPDTGTTNPGQKLSTDARDDSGRFSGVLSSSDSPRVGFSRSSSSRLSFQDDLDDCDFSCPFIVDDVDTSDSRARETLESRKGSEAPSQVSATTKKSQDAAVGALVYMLRTAPPLRQDSTCYTTHPVKPEIEGEAGTASQSYVPRKASDALEELKAYTQLKDTLLPKSTTHSSSEGET from the exons ATGGATTTTCAGAGTAACCCACAGGGTGAACATGGAAGATTTGAGCAAATACTTGCTCAATTTCTTCTGAAAAGCTTGCATATTATTTTGGACTCAAGGGTTCCTTCGATACGACCTTATGGTGAGATTGGAGAAGTGAAGAAGAGTGACAAGTGGTTCAATTTGGTGTTGGGAGATCGTCCTGTTGTTCTTGATAACTTGAATTTGTTGCACAGAAATTTGATGGAACCAATAATAATAGATATAATACTCGTTCAAGATAAGCCTAGTACTTTATCTAAGCACAATTCAGGCACAACATTTGCAGGGACATATACTGAAACCGTTATAGAGAGGTGGGTGGTGCAATGTGAGAATAGGAGGTCGATGGTTCCTCACATGGGTGATTCCTCTTTCAAGAAAACATACAAGAAGTCTATCATACTCCTCCGTTCCCTTTATTCAATGATGAGGCTCCTGCCTGCATTCAAGGCCTTCAGGAAACTGTCTTTGTCGAGTCAGAGCTGTtcttttgatattaattttaagGTATCTTCATTTATTGAACCATTCTCAAGGGCAGAGGAGGAGATGATGAAGCAATATACTTTTACTTCAGTTGATGCCCAGCAAGGCCGGCTTTCTTTATCTGTGACATATCGTGAAAATCTGATGGACTTCAACCTGGACACTTCTGCATCCTTTCCTCCTGAGATCATTACAGATTATGTTGGTAGTCCGCTCACTGATCCTATGAGGTCATTCCCTTTAATTTCAATGGATAAGGGTGTTCATCATACTTCATTTCCATTGAGAAGGACACAGTCATCTTCTTCAGCACCTCAGCGCCCGCAGAGTTGGACAAGTGGTCTCTTCAGGGCACCTTCTTTACCTCAGCCATATGTAGGATCTCCACCTTTATACCATGCACCATATGAACTTTCAAGTTCAGTCAGCGATGTATATGAACAGAAGGTTCCACCTAACTACAAATTTCCCGGTCACAGGAAAGTAACTAGTTTTGGTGATGACCTGCTTTCCCCTCCATTTTCACCATCTCCATCTCCATCCCCATCTCCTTCTTCACCCTCATATCTCTCAGGTGCAAATCTCGTGCAGGCTCGTTTGCGTCCAGAAACTGGTCCCGTTCCCATCCCTCATCCATTGATAGGCAGAACTTCCAGACACCTATCTCCTAATTTGTCTGATCCAAACAGGCATTATCTCCCACCCATGTCACCTAGAACATCCCATGAATCCCCTTCTGGAATTAGGACATCAAGGAAAATGGATTTGCTGAGGGCTCCAGAGCCAGATACTGGGACTACTAATCCTGGACAAAAG TTGTCTACAGATGCTAGAGACGATTCAGGGCGGTTCTCAGGTGTGCTATCTTCAAGTGATTCACCACGTGTTGGATTTTCTAGAAGTTCTAGCAGCAGATTGTCTTTTCAGGATGACTTGGATGATTGTGATTTTTCCTGTCCTTTTATAGTTGATGATGTAGATACTTCTGATTCCAGAGCCAG AGAGACCCTTGAATCCAGAAAAGGTTCAGAAGCCCCGTCTCAAGTATCTGCGACAACCAAAAAATCTCAAGACGCTGCTGTAGGCGCCCTTGTTTACATGCTGAGGACTGCTCCCCCTCTGCGTCAAGATTCTACCTGTTACACCACACATCCTGTAAAGCCAGAAATAGAGGGAGAAGCAGGCACTGCATCTCAGTCCTATGTTCCTAGGAAGGCATCGGATGCTTTGGAGGAGCTCAAAGCTTACACACAATTGAAAGATACGTTACTTCCCAAGAGCACGACCCACTCAAGCAGTGAGGGTGAAACTTAA